The Aeromicrobium sp. Leaf245 genome includes a region encoding these proteins:
- the glmM gene encoding phosphoglucosamine mutase — protein sequence MGRIFGTDGVRGLANRDLTAELALDLSVAAAHVLGEAGAFADSRPTAVVARDPRASGEFLEAAIVAGLASAGVDVHRLGVVPTPGAAFLTAELDADMGVMISASHNAMPDNGIKFLARGGHKLDDAIEIAIEQRLQEPWERPVGAGVGRIGDSHVGVSSYVKHLVSTVPDRLEGLKVVLDCANGAAFHVGPTAFAELGAEVVTIHDEPDGLNINEDCGSTHLGDLQAAVVRHGADAGFAFDGDADRCLAVDAEGRVVDGDQILAVLALARQQAGTLKDDTVVATVMSNLGFVQAMEAAGLRVLQTAVGDRYVLEAMRAGGFTLGGEQSGHVIMADHATTGDGVLTALHLAARMRATGRSLADLGSVMQRLPQVLVNVPDVDKSRVDTDPVLQGELVAANGALDGRGRILLRSSGTEPLVRVMVEAPSLDEATSVAERLADVVRHTLGV from the coding sequence TTGGGCCGGATCTTCGGCACCGACGGGGTACGAGGCCTCGCCAACCGCGACCTGACCGCCGAGCTCGCGCTCGACCTGTCGGTCGCGGCGGCACATGTGCTCGGCGAGGCCGGAGCGTTCGCCGACAGCCGGCCCACGGCGGTCGTGGCCCGCGACCCGCGCGCCTCGGGGGAGTTCCTCGAGGCGGCGATCGTCGCGGGTCTCGCCTCGGCCGGTGTCGACGTGCACCGGCTCGGCGTCGTGCCCACCCCGGGCGCCGCCTTCCTCACCGCCGAGCTCGACGCCGACATGGGCGTCATGATCTCCGCGAGCCACAACGCGATGCCCGACAACGGCATCAAGTTCCTCGCGCGCGGTGGACACAAGCTCGACGACGCGATCGAGATCGCGATCGAGCAGCGCCTGCAGGAGCCGTGGGAGCGCCCGGTCGGGGCCGGCGTCGGACGCATCGGCGACAGCCACGTGGGCGTGAGCTCCTACGTCAAGCACCTGGTGAGCACCGTCCCCGATCGGCTCGAGGGTCTCAAGGTCGTGCTCGACTGCGCCAACGGCGCCGCCTTCCACGTGGGCCCCACCGCGTTCGCCGAGCTCGGTGCCGAGGTCGTCACCATCCACGACGAGCCCGACGGTCTCAACATCAACGAGGACTGCGGCTCCACCCACCTCGGTGACCTGCAGGCCGCGGTCGTGCGGCACGGCGCCGACGCCGGCTTCGCGTTCGACGGCGACGCCGACCGGTGCCTCGCGGTCGACGCCGAGGGGCGTGTGGTCGACGGCGACCAGATCCTCGCCGTCCTCGCGCTCGCCCGGCAGCAGGCCGGCACGCTCAAGGACGACACGGTGGTGGCCACCGTCATGAGCAACCTCGGCTTCGTGCAGGCGATGGAGGCGGCGGGTCTGCGCGTCCTGCAGACCGCGGTGGGCGACCGCTACGTCCTCGAGGCGATGCGTGCCGGCGGCTTCACGCTCGGTGGCGAGCAGTCGGGCCACGTCATCATGGCCGACCACGCGACGACCGGCGACGGAGTGCTCACCGCGCTGCACCTCGCGGCGCGCATGCGAGCGACGGGTCGGTCGCTGGCCGACCTCGGGTCGGTCATGCAGCGGCTCCCGCAGGTGCTGGTCAACGTCCCCGACGTCGACAAGTCGCGGGTCGACACCGATCCCGTGCTCCAGGGCGAGCTGGTCGCGGCCAACGGTGCCCTCGACGGTCGCGGCCGCATCCTGCTGCGTTCCTCGGGCACCGAGCCGCTGGTGCGCGTCATGGTCGAGGCCCCGTCGCTCGACGAGGCCACGTCGGTGGCCGAGCGACTCGCCGACGTGGTGCGCCACACCCTCGGCGTCTGA
- a CDS encoding GNAT family N-acetyltransferase yields the protein MQIRRVDLADDEQYAAFHAVYARSHAEPFDEPWGIAEKRTNLTSDPYAEHVVLAGVVDDEVVGGAWVSFPQQDNRTLAYLHVFVDPGRRRAGLGSALLRAVEDRVRAEGRVNAFAEASWSVHDEAGAGSVFAALHGYRVDLLDAIRELRLPAAPPQAPWRDGYTAVAWRHCPEEWVDQYAVLRALILAEAPSGDVGIGPEHFDAARVRHEEARWREQGRVGQTVAAVAPDGTLAGHTQLVVPDHGETAYQWDTLVLPAHRGHGLGLAMKVAALHEAADLLEGRTRVTTWNAASNTPMIAVNEAIGYRQVAWAAELVKGLGG from the coding sequence GTGCAGATCCGTCGGGTGGACCTCGCAGACGACGAGCAGTACGCCGCGTTCCACGCGGTCTACGCCCGCAGCCACGCCGAACCCTTCGACGAGCCCTGGGGCATCGCGGAGAAGCGGACCAACCTCACCAGCGACCCCTACGCCGAGCACGTGGTGCTCGCCGGCGTCGTCGACGACGAGGTGGTGGGTGGGGCGTGGGTCTCCTTCCCCCAGCAGGACAACCGGACGCTCGCGTACCTGCACGTCTTCGTCGACCCTGGACGGCGTCGTGCCGGCCTCGGCAGTGCACTGCTGCGGGCCGTCGAGGATCGGGTGAGGGCCGAGGGTCGGGTCAACGCCTTCGCCGAGGCGTCGTGGTCGGTGCACGACGAGGCCGGCGCAGGGTCGGTGTTCGCCGCCCTGCACGGCTATCGCGTCGACCTGCTCGACGCGATCCGCGAGCTGCGCCTCCCGGCCGCGCCGCCTCAGGCGCCGTGGCGTGACGGGTACACCGCGGTCGCGTGGCGTCACTGCCCCGAGGAGTGGGTCGACCAGTACGCCGTGCTCCGCGCGCTCATCCTGGCGGAGGCCCCGTCGGGCGACGTCGGCATCGGGCCGGAGCACTTCGACGCCGCGCGGGTGCGCCACGAGGAGGCGCGGTGGCGCGAGCAGGGCCGTGTCGGACAGACGGTGGCGGCGGTCGCCCCCGACGGCACGCTCGCCGGGCACACCCAGCTCGTGGTGCCGGATCACGGCGAGACCGCCTACCAGTGGGACACCCTCGTGCTCCCGGCCCACCGCGGCCACGGCCTCGGTCTGGCCATGAAGGTGGCGGCCCTGCACGAGGCGGCCGACCTGCTCGAGGGTCGCACGCGCGTCACCACCTGGAACGCGGCCTCGAACACGCCGATGATCGCCGTCAACGAGGCCATCGGGTACCGGCAGGTGGCGTGGGCGGCCGAGCTGGTGAAGGGGCTGGGCGGCTGA
- the coaA gene encoding type I pantothenate kinase — translation MARELSPYVEIERSAWADLADDVPQPLTEADVERLRGLGDELDIDEVREVYLPLTELISLRVRAATRLWEATESFLREPQPQRTPFVIGVAGSVAVGKSTTARLLRALLSQSPDHPRVQLVTTDGFLWPNEELERRGILQRKGFPESYDRKALLRFVIDVKSGVEQVSAPVYSHLTYDRTDETVVVERPDIVIVEGLNVLAPAKERGDGSPGLSVSDYFDFSIYVDASSKDIRRWYVDRFLALRRTAFADPASYFHRYSSLTDDEARARAEELWDTINWPNLRENIQSTRGRADLVLRKSAEHSVKWVRFRKM, via the coding sequence ATGGCTCGTGAGCTCTCGCCGTACGTCGAGATCGAGAGGTCCGCATGGGCCGACCTCGCCGACGACGTGCCGCAGCCGCTCACCGAGGCCGACGTCGAGCGTCTGCGTGGCCTCGGCGACGAGCTCGACATCGACGAGGTGCGCGAGGTCTACCTGCCCCTCACCGAGCTGATCAGCCTCCGGGTGCGTGCCGCGACCCGGCTCTGGGAGGCCACCGAGTCGTTCCTGCGGGAGCCGCAGCCCCAGCGCACCCCGTTCGTCATCGGCGTGGCCGGGTCCGTGGCCGTCGGCAAGTCCACGACCGCCCGGCTCCTGCGCGCTCTGCTCTCCCAGTCACCGGACCACCCGCGCGTCCAGCTGGTCACCACCGACGGCTTCCTCTGGCCCAACGAGGAGCTCGAGCGTCGGGGCATCCTCCAGCGCAAGGGCTTCCCGGAGTCCTACGACCGCAAGGCGCTCCTGCGCTTCGTCATCGACGTCAAGTCCGGCGTCGAGCAGGTCTCGGCGCCGGTCTACTCCCACCTCACCTACGACCGCACCGACGAGACGGTGGTGGTGGAGCGGCCCGACATCGTCATCGTCGAGGGCCTCAACGTCCTCGCTCCGGCGAAGGAACGCGGCGACGGGTCACCCGGGCTGTCGGTGAGCGACTACTTCGACTTCTCCATCTACGTCGACGCCTCCAGCAAGGACATCCGCCGCTGGTACGTCGACCGGTTCCTGGCCTTGCGCCGCACGGCGTTCGCCGACCCCGCCTCCTACTTCCACCGCTACAGCAGCCTCACCGACGACGAGGCGCGAGCCCGCGCCGAGGAGCTGTGGGACACGATCAACTGGCCCAACCTGCGCGAGAACATCCAGAGCACCCGCGGCCGCGCCGACCTGGTGCTGCGCAAGAGCGCCGAGCACTCCGTGAAGTGGGTGCGGTTCCGCAAGATGTGA
- the glmS gene encoding glutamine--fructose-6-phosphate transaminase (isomerizing), translating to MCGIVGYVGHRSALDVVMGGLRRLEYRGYDSGGVALADPETGQIAWAKKAGKLVNLDGVLAESPLPESTTGIGHTRWATHGAPNDRNAHPHLSEDGRIAVVHNGIIENFAVLRSELEAAGHEMQSDTDTEVVAHLLSDELVRTPALDDAVRAVCNRLEGAFTLVITDAQQPDVVVGARRNSPLVVGRGEGENFLGSDVSAFIEYTREAVELGQDQVVTITRDDMVVTGFDGTPAETTSYHVDWDVSAAEKGGYDWFMLKEIDEQPQAVAETLLGRYSRAGRLQLDEMRLSDDELRDVDKIIVIACGTASYAGLVAKYAIEHWTRIPCEVELASEFRYRDPIIDKSTLVVAISQSGETMDTLMAIRYARQQRARVLSICNTNGSTIPRESDAVIYTHAGPEVAVASTKGFLSQVVACYLLGLYLAQVKGTKYGDEIDAIMGALEKLPAGIQRMLDEGDQVRKLAAELSDRRSVLFLGRHVGYPVALEGALKLKELAYLHAEGFAAGELKHGPIALIEDGIPVFVVVPPKARDQLQEKIVSNIQEVRARGALTIVLAEDGDDDVVPYADHLIRLPKVPTLLQPLVATVPLQIFACELASLLGHDVDQPRNLAKSVTVE from the coding sequence ATGTGTGGAATCGTGGGTTACGTCGGGCACCGCAGCGCCCTGGACGTCGTCATGGGCGGGCTGCGTCGCCTCGAGTACCGCGGCTACGACTCCGGCGGAGTCGCGCTGGCCGACCCCGAGACCGGTCAGATCGCCTGGGCCAAGAAGGCGGGCAAGCTCGTCAACCTCGACGGGGTGCTCGCCGAGTCGCCGCTGCCGGAGTCCACCACGGGCATCGGGCACACCCGTTGGGCCACCCACGGCGCGCCCAACGACCGCAACGCGCACCCGCACCTCAGCGAGGACGGTCGCATCGCGGTCGTGCACAACGGGATCATCGAGAACTTCGCCGTGCTCCGGTCCGAGCTGGAGGCCGCCGGGCACGAGATGCAGTCCGACACCGACACCGAGGTCGTGGCCCACCTGCTCTCCGACGAGCTCGTGCGCACGCCCGCCCTCGACGACGCCGTGCGTGCCGTCTGCAACCGGCTCGAGGGTGCCTTCACGCTCGTCATCACCGACGCGCAGCAGCCCGACGTCGTCGTCGGCGCGCGGCGCAACTCCCCGCTCGTGGTCGGGCGGGGCGAGGGCGAGAACTTCCTCGGGTCCGACGTCTCGGCCTTCATCGAGTACACCCGCGAGGCGGTCGAGCTCGGCCAGGACCAGGTCGTCACCATCACCCGCGACGACATGGTGGTCACCGGCTTCGACGGTACGCCGGCCGAGACCACCAGCTACCACGTGGACTGGGACGTCTCGGCCGCCGAGAAGGGCGGGTACGACTGGTTCATGCTCAAGGAGATCGACGAGCAGCCGCAGGCCGTCGCCGAGACCCTGCTCGGCCGCTACAGCCGTGCGGGCCGCCTCCAGCTCGACGAGATGCGCCTCAGCGACGACGAGCTGCGCGACGTCGACAAGATCATCGTCATCGCCTGCGGCACCGCCTCCTACGCCGGACTCGTGGCCAAGTACGCCATCGAGCACTGGACGCGCATCCCGTGCGAGGTCGAGCTCGCCTCGGAGTTCCGGTACCGCGACCCGATCATCGACAAGTCCACGCTCGTCGTGGCGATCAGCCAGTCCGGCGAGACCATGGACACGCTCATGGCCATCCGGTACGCCCGCCAGCAGCGCGCCCGGGTGCTGAGCATCTGCAACACCAACGGCTCCACCATCCCGCGCGAGTCCGACGCGGTCATCTACACCCACGCCGGGCCGGAGGTCGCCGTCGCGTCCACGAAGGGCTTCCTGTCGCAGGTCGTGGCCTGCTACCTGCTGGGTCTGTACCTGGCCCAGGTCAAGGGCACCAAGTACGGCGACGAGATCGACGCCATCATGGGCGCGCTCGAGAAGCTGCCGGCCGGCATCCAGCGGATGCTCGACGAGGGCGACCAGGTGCGCAAGCTCGCCGCGGAGCTGTCGGACCGTCGGTCCGTGCTGTTCCTCGGTCGGCACGTCGGCTACCCCGTGGCGCTCGAGGGGGCGCTCAAGCTCAAGGAGCTGGCGTACCTGCACGCGGAGGGCTTCGCCGCGGGCGAGCTCAAGCACGGCCCGATCGCGCTCATCGAGGACGGCATCCCCGTCTTCGTGGTCGTGCCACCGAAGGCACGCGACCAGCTGCAGGAGAAGATCGTCAGCAACATCCAGGAGGTCCGCGCCCGCGGCGCCCTCACGATCGTGCTGGCCGAGGACGGCGACGACGACGTCGTGCCCTACGCCGACCACCTGATCCGGCTGCCCAAGGTGCCTACGCTGCTCCAGCCCCTCGTGGCCACGGTGCCGCTGCAGATCTTCGCGTGCGAGCTGGCGTCGCTGCTCGGCCACGACGTGGACCAGCCGCGGAACCTCGCCAAGTCGGTCACGGTCGAGTAG
- a CDS encoding holo-ACP synthase — MSGIWGVGVDVVDLGRFERTLERTPELRSRLFTPAEAVLSTERLAARFAAKEAFVKALRAPAGMSWQDIEVVLDEHGAPHLSLSGAAEARVADLGITRVHVSLSHDTSVATAFVVAES, encoded by the coding sequence GTGTCCGGCATCTGGGGCGTGGGGGTCGACGTCGTCGACCTCGGCCGGTTCGAGCGGACCCTCGAGCGCACGCCCGAGCTGCGTTCGCGACTCTTCACCCCCGCCGAGGCCGTGCTCTCCACCGAGCGCCTGGCGGCACGCTTCGCCGCCAAGGAGGCGTTCGTGAAGGCCCTGCGAGCGCCCGCGGGCATGTCGTGGCAGGACATCGAGGTCGTGCTCGACGAGCACGGCGCTCCGCACCTCTCGCTCTCCGGGGCGGCCGAGGCCCGGGTGGCCGACCTCGGCATCACGCGCGTGCACGTGTCGCTGTCGCACGACACGTCGGTGGCCACGGCGTTCGTCGTGGCGGAATCATGA
- a CDS encoding bifunctional ADP-dependent NAD(P)H-hydrate dehydratase/NAD(P)H-hydrate epimerase — translation MLSGHTVAQVRDAEERLARETGWDALMQRAARGLADALDDVPAGDVVVVLVGPGNNGGDALFAAAHLLDRGVRVDLALLDPGAVHAEGLAAARAAGAQHVDGPGAQRWCLDALFGIGARAGLEGRAADWARWTHETSAHVVAVDVPSGVDVDTGVAPGVHVRADRTVTFGTYKVCSLVGPAADAGGGEPPHLVDIGLGPHLPGAAVEALEVGDGEVLRRHVPSGESHKYARGVVGVSAGSDAYAGAAHLCVAGAQSGLAGMVRFVGTDALAARVVDRAPEVVHGRGRVQAWVVGPGAGDDVGDQLAACLDDGVPLVVDAGAIEHLPHDPQVPVLLTPHAGELARLLDVDRETVEADPWAHAATAADRWGTTVLLKGARTLVVAPRNGSGQRRCSVNLSGTPWLGTAGSGDVLAGFAGSLLAGGLDPFDAGRLAAFLHGAAAVRANPGGPVAASEVAAALPTTVAAFLDGTLVEVRRW, via the coding sequence GTGCTGAGCGGGCACACCGTCGCGCAGGTGCGCGACGCCGAGGAGCGGCTCGCCCGCGAGACCGGCTGGGACGCGCTCATGCAGCGCGCCGCCCGCGGACTGGCCGACGCCCTCGACGACGTCCCGGCCGGCGACGTCGTGGTGGTGCTCGTCGGTCCCGGCAACAACGGCGGCGACGCCCTGTTCGCGGCAGCCCATCTGCTCGACCGCGGCGTGCGCGTGGACCTCGCGCTGCTCGACCCCGGCGCCGTGCACGCCGAGGGCCTCGCAGCGGCCCGGGCGGCCGGCGCGCAGCACGTCGACGGCCCGGGTGCCCAGCGCTGGTGCCTCGACGCCCTGTTCGGCATCGGTGCCCGTGCCGGCCTCGAGGGTCGGGCCGCGGACTGGGCCCGGTGGACGCACGAGACGTCTGCCCACGTCGTGGCGGTCGACGTCCCCTCCGGCGTCGACGTCGACACGGGAGTTGCCCCGGGCGTGCACGTGCGGGCGGACCGCACGGTCACGTTCGGCACGTACAAGGTCTGCTCCCTGGTCGGGCCGGCCGCCGACGCCGGGGGAGGGGAGCCGCCCCACCTCGTCGACATCGGGCTCGGCCCGCACCTGCCGGGCGCCGCCGTCGAGGCGCTCGAGGTCGGTGACGGCGAGGTGCTGCGACGACACGTGCCCAGCGGGGAGTCCCACAAGTACGCGCGTGGCGTGGTCGGGGTATCGGCCGGGTCCGACGCCTACGCCGGCGCCGCGCACCTCTGCGTGGCCGGTGCGCAGTCCGGCCTCGCGGGCATGGTGCGGTTCGTGGGCACCGACGCGCTCGCCGCCCGCGTGGTCGACCGGGCGCCCGAGGTCGTGCACGGACGCGGTCGGGTGCAGGCCTGGGTGGTCGGCCCGGGGGCCGGCGACGACGTGGGCGATCAGCTCGCCGCGTGCCTCGACGACGGCGTGCCGCTGGTCGTAGACGCCGGTGCGATCGAGCACCTGCCGCACGACCCCCAGGTGCCGGTGCTGCTCACCCCGCACGCGGGTGAGCTGGCCCGCCTGCTCGACGTCGACCGCGAGACGGTCGAGGCCGATCCTTGGGCGCACGCCGCCACGGCCGCCGACCGCTGGGGGACCACCGTCCTGCTCAAGGGTGCCCGCACCCTCGTCGTCGCCCCGCGGAACGGTTCCGGCCAGCGACGGTGCTCCGTCAACCTGTCCGGGACGCCGTGGCTGGGCACAGCGGGGTCCGGCGACGTGCTGGCCGGCTTCGCGGGGTCGCTGCTGGCCGGCGGGCTCGACCCGTTCGACGCCGGGCGCCTCGCCGCGTTCCTGCACGGAGCGGCGGCCGTGCGGGCGAACCCCGGAGGTCCCGTCGCCGCGTCGGAGGTCGCCGCGGCCCTGCCCACCACCGTGGCGGCGTTCCTCGACGGCACCCTGGTGGAGGTGCGCCGGTGGTGA
- the alr gene encoding alanine racemase: protein MVSPQAEAVVDLDAYRHNVATLARLAPGAALMAVVKADAYGHGMLPVARAAREAGASWLGVATPEEALRLRESGDTGPLLCWLAAPGASYAAAVERDVELTASSTEQLAEILADVPTGRRPRVQLKVDTGLARNGAFGPQWDDLVGAAASAQASGRVEVTGVWSHLACADEPSHRANDLQEEVFRQAVETVRGAGLDPRWCHLANSAALLTRPSAHFDLVRPGIATYGIAPDPALSGIADLRPVLTLRGRLAAVKRVPAGTSVSYGHTWTTDRETTLGLVPLGYGDGVLRTASGRAEVGFAGGRAPVVGRICMDQLVVDLGDRDATRGDVVTLFGAEPGAPTAEDWGSAAGTIGYEVVTRLGGRIERTYRG, encoded by the coding sequence GTGGTGAGCCCGCAGGCCGAGGCGGTCGTCGACCTCGACGCGTACCGCCACAACGTGGCCACCCTCGCGCGGCTCGCTCCGGGAGCGGCGCTCATGGCGGTCGTGAAGGCGGACGCCTACGGCCACGGCATGCTCCCGGTGGCCCGCGCGGCGCGGGAGGCCGGCGCCTCGTGGCTCGGTGTCGCGACGCCCGAGGAGGCGCTCCGGCTGCGCGAGTCCGGCGACACCGGGCCGTTGCTCTGCTGGCTCGCGGCACCCGGCGCCTCCTACGCCGCCGCCGTCGAGCGCGACGTCGAGCTCACCGCGTCATCGACCGAGCAGCTCGCCGAGATCCTGGCCGACGTGCCCACCGGCCGACGTCCGCGCGTGCAGCTGAAGGTCGACACCGGTCTGGCCCGCAACGGCGCCTTCGGTCCGCAGTGGGACGACCTGGTCGGGGCCGCCGCCTCCGCGCAGGCGTCGGGCCGCGTCGAGGTCACGGGGGTGTGGTCGCACCTCGCCTGTGCCGACGAGCCGAGCCACCGGGCCAACGACCTCCAGGAGGAGGTCTTCCGACAGGCCGTCGAGACCGTGCGGGGTGCCGGCCTCGACCCACGCTGGTGCCACCTGGCCAACTCGGCGGCCCTGCTCACCCGCCCCTCGGCCCACTTCGACCTCGTGCGGCCCGGCATCGCCACCTACGGGATCGCCCCCGACCCCGCCCTCTCCGGGATCGCCGACCTGCGACCGGTGCTCACGCTGCGGGGCAGGCTCGCCGCCGTGAAGCGCGTGCCGGCGGGCACGTCGGTCTCGTACGGCCACACCTGGACCACGGACCGCGAGACCACCTTGGGGCTGGTCCCGCTCGGGTACGGCGACGGCGTGCTCCGCACCGCGTCGGGTCGCGCCGAGGTCGGTTTCGCGGGGGGCCGCGCCCCCGTGGTCGGACGCATCTGCATGGACCAGCTGGTCGTGGACCTGGGCGACCGGGACGCCACCCGCGGCGACGTGGTCACGCTGTTCGGCGCGGAGCCGGGCGCCCCCACCGCGGAGGACTGGGGGAGCGCCGCCGGTACGATCGGGTACGAGGTCGTCACCCGACTGGGCGGCCGCATCGAGCGCACCTACCGAGGCTGA
- a CDS encoding alpha/beta fold hydrolase, giving the protein MSHLPARLTALAATAGAFVAAGVAAKVVDTRRREHRREQRGEDVPFGSVHSTPRTVIASDGVALNVEVDEARTRGDGTPAGRHEAGSSTQDSPLTVVFVHGWVCTLDTWHYQRLALRGLVRMVFYDQRSHGGSGRSTRHGSSFEQLADDLRTILDEVAPDGPVVLVGHSMGGITVQQLAAESPSLFGDRVVGAVLLSTSAGRLVRQSPGLRRLLPLLRAGSPLLDWGRTFNSYSVVRRWAVGPDAPQKYADMSDEMILRAHTSVLLDFYPAFVDLDVRTGAKGLAQVPVVVACGTKDLLTPISHARRLADAIDGAELVTLEDAGHMIPFEENVAVTRAIEDVLEAVGHPVREQDR; this is encoded by the coding sequence ATGAGCCACCTTCCCGCCCGTCTGACCGCCCTGGCCGCGACCGCCGGGGCCTTCGTGGCGGCCGGGGTCGCCGCGAAGGTCGTCGACACCCGCCGGCGCGAGCACCGACGCGAGCAGCGGGGCGAGGACGTGCCGTTCGGCAGCGTGCACAGCACGCCGCGCACCGTCATCGCCTCCGACGGCGTCGCGCTCAACGTCGAGGTCGACGAGGCACGCACACGCGGCGACGGGACGCCGGCCGGCCGGCACGAGGCGGGCTCCTCGACGCAGGACTCGCCGCTGACCGTGGTGTTCGTGCACGGCTGGGTCTGCACCCTCGACACGTGGCACTACCAGCGCCTGGCGCTCCGCGGCCTCGTGCGCATGGTGTTCTACGACCAGCGCTCGCACGGAGGCTCGGGACGATCGACCCGGCACGGCTCGAGCTTCGAGCAGCTCGCCGACGACCTGCGCACGATCCTCGACGAGGTCGCGCCCGACGGCCCGGTGGTCCTGGTCGGCCACTCCATGGGCGGCATCACCGTCCAGCAGCTGGCCGCCGAGTCACCCTCGCTGTTCGGTGACCGGGTGGTGGGAGCGGTGCTGCTCTCGACGAGCGCCGGTCGTCTCGTGCGCCAGAGCCCGGGGCTGCGCCGGCTGCTGCCGCTGCTGCGGGCGGGAAGCCCGCTGCTCGACTGGGGACGCACCTTCAACAGCTACAGCGTGGTGCGTCGTTGGGCGGTCGGTCCCGACGCGCCGCAGAAGTACGCCGACATGTCCGACGAGATGATCCTGCGGGCGCACACCTCCGTGCTGCTCGACTTCTACCCCGCGTTCGTCGACCTCGACGTGCGGACCGGGGCCAAGGGTCTCGCGCAGGTGCCGGTCGTCGTGGCCTGCGGCACGAAGGACCTGCTCACGCCGATCAGCCATGCCCGGCGCCTGGCCGACGCCATCGACGGTGCCGAGCTCGTGACCCTGGAGGACGCCGGACACATGATCCCGTTCGAGGAGAACGTGGCCGTCACCCGTGCGATCGAGGACGTGCTCGAGGCCGTCGGTCATCCGGTGCGGGAGCAGGACCGCTGA
- the tsaE gene encoding tRNA (adenosine(37)-N6)-threonylcarbamoyltransferase complex ATPase subunit type 1 TsaE translates to MRALDVIDAGPEHAEAVVDIIHRSFRVRPDLDPPSTALEETVESVAEVLGTAGGLLVERRGVPMGALLFDESRPGKLGLRRVAVDPEIQSRGVASAMVGVAEDTAEERGKDGIWLHVREELPDTVRFWTRRKYYPVDQEGPLLVLGKTLWLAREVPTPEVMHHLAARVAELVRPGDLLVLTGDLGAGKTTFTQGLGAALDVRGPITSPTFVLARTHPSQSDGPALVHVDAYRLGGAEEVDDLDLDATAEESVTVVEWGAGMAEQLNDSWLSVSIEVRGARPIDPLGTQHDGDHPDEAEPRVVTIKPNGPRWVDVPLRSTLLG, encoded by the coding sequence ATGCGCGCTCTCGACGTCATCGACGCCGGTCCCGAGCACGCCGAGGCCGTCGTCGACATCATCCACCGCTCCTTCAGGGTGCGGCCCGACCTCGACCCGCCGTCGACCGCGCTCGAGGAGACGGTCGAGTCGGTCGCCGAGGTCCTCGGCACGGCCGGCGGGCTGCTGGTGGAGCGTCGTGGCGTACCCATGGGTGCCCTGCTGTTCGACGAGTCGCGCCCCGGCAAGCTGGGCCTGCGGCGCGTGGCGGTCGACCCCGAGATCCAGTCGCGCGGCGTCGCCTCGGCCATGGTGGGCGTGGCCGAGGACACCGCCGAGGAGCGCGGCAAGGACGGCATCTGGCTGCACGTGCGCGAGGAGCTGCCCGACACGGTGCGGTTCTGGACGCGACGCAAGTACTACCCGGTCGACCAGGAGGGTCCGCTCCTGGTGCTGGGCAAGACGCTCTGGCTCGCCCGCGAGGTCCCGACGCCCGAGGTCATGCACCACCTGGCCGCGCGGGTCGCCGAGCTCGTGCGACCCGGCGACCTGCTGGTCCTCACCGGCGACCTCGGTGCGGGCAAGACCACGTTCACCCAGGGCCTGGGAGCCGCGCTCGACGTCCGCGGACCCATCACGTCGCCCACGTTCGTGCTGGCCCGCACGCACCCGTCGCAGTCCGACGGTCCGGCGCTCGTGCACGTCGACGCGTACCGGCTGGGTGGCGCCGAGGAGGTCGACGACCTCGACCTCGACGCCACGGCCGAGGAGTCGGTGACCGTGGTGGAGTGGGGCGCGGGCATGGCCGAGCAGCTCAACGACAGCTGGCTCTCGGTGAGCATCGAGGTGCGCGGCGCCCGCCCGATCGACCCGCTCGGCACCCAGCACGACGGCGACCACCCCGACGAGGCGGAGCCGCGCGTGGTCACCATCAAGCCGAACGGTCCCCGCTGGGTCGACGTCCCGCTGCGCTCGACCCTGCTCGGCTGA